The following coding sequences lie in one Rutidosis leptorrhynchoides isolate AG116_Rl617_1_P2 chromosome 4, CSIRO_AGI_Rlap_v1, whole genome shotgun sequence genomic window:
- the LOC139841924 gene encoding uncharacterized protein, translating to MHEEGSSRNQTTWDADDELHLAQCWIHVSENSIVGCAMTGKTFWYQIVEEYSKHNPPCARTKDALSSKWTKLNNDCNKYNGIVNRLNTAWRSGENDNIFCTRSDDQFRFKMGKSFPSYKAWDFLQDKPKWLHPDPVVIGRRNKRVPDPVVDETIAKTDFDLN from the exons ATGCACGAAGAAGGTTCGAGCCGCAACCAAACCACGTGGGATGCCGATGACGAGTTACATTTGGCTCAATGTTGGATACATGTTTCTGAGAACTCGATTGTAGGATGCGCAATGACCG GGAAAACCTTTTGGTACCAAATTGTTGAAGAATACAGCAAACATAATCCACCATGTGCTCGTACGAAAGATGCATTGTCTTCGAAGTGGACCAAGTTGAATAATGATTGCAATAAGTATAATGGTATTGTGAACCGTTTGAATACAGCATGGAGGAGCGGGGAAAATGATAACATTTTTTGCACTAGGAGTGACGATCAGTTTAGGTTCAAGATGGGGAAGAGTTTTCCAAGTTATAAGGCGTGGGACTTTTTGCAAGACAAACCAAAGTGGCTACATCCTGATCCCGTTGTTATTGGTAGGCGAAACAAGCGAGTGCCTGATCCCGTTGTTGATGAAACTATAGCTAAAACTGATTTTGACTTGAACTGA